In the genome of Cryptomeria japonica chromosome 8, Sugi_1.0, whole genome shotgun sequence, one region contains:
- the LOC131857724 gene encoding uncharacterized protein LOC131857724, translating to MVYGLKVEDRLEGTSNFTSWKFRVLIALEENDLLEFVEEKDLIEPEDQEEKLQFKKNVVKAKKILIDSVNDHLVPIISKMSNARDVFRTLEGMYEINITSRALALRRQLHKVKMVKGESVISFFMKISELRDQLSAIGDEVMDKDLVMLALNDLPHSWEPFIQGISGRSKFPKFDRLRVDCIQEESGLATRGIVKSSQNEDTRVLATQSTKKKGRN from the coding sequence ATGGTGTATGGGTTAaaggttgaagataggcttgaaggcACATCAAACTTCACCTCGTGGAAGTTTAGAGTTcttattgcacttgaagaaaatgatcttcttgaGTTTGTGGAGGAGAAAGACTTAATTGAGCCagaagatcaagaggagaaacttcaattcaagaagaatgtTGTCAAAGCAAAGAAGATCTTGATTGACTCCGTGAATGATCACCTAGTGCCCATCATTTCCAAGATGTCAAATGCAAGAGACGTGTTCAGAACtttggaagggatgtatgagatcaacaTCACAAGTAGGGCACTTGCATTGAGGCGACAACTTCATAAAGTCAAGATGGTGAAGGGAGAATCAGTCatatccttcttcatgaagatttcagaattgagagatcaactaagcGCCATTGGAGATGAAGTTATGGACAAGGATCTTGTCATGCTAGCATTGAATGACCTTCCTCATTCTTGGGAGCCATTTATTCAAGGtataagtgggagatccaaattCCCTAAGTTTGATCGTCTTCGCGTTGACTGCATCCAAGAAGAATCAGGGTTGGCTACAAGAGGAATTGTCAAAAGTTCTCAAAATGAAGACACTCGTGTTCTGGCCACCCAATCTActaagaagaaaggaagaaattgA